A genomic region of Micromonospora sp. NBRC 110009 contains the following coding sequences:
- the mutM gene encoding bifunctional DNA-formamidopyrimidine glycosylase/DNA-(apurinic or apyrimidinic site) lyase, producing the protein MPELPEVETVRQGLAQWVIGRTISSVEVRHPRAVRRHQPGGAHFADVLTGRTITDVRRRGKYLWLPLDSGDALVGHLGMSGQLLLQPVGAADELHLRVRFRFADDGPELRFVDQRTFGGLSVAEGGAELPHEIAHIARDPMDPEFSDAAFVAALRKRRTEVKRALLDQSLISGVGNIYADEALWRAKLHGARPTDALTGPAVTRLLGHVRDVLGEAIKQGGTSFDELYVNVNGESGYFDRSLNAYGREGEPCPRCGAPIRREAFMNRSSYSCPRCQPRPRGALRG; encoded by the coding sequence GTGCCTGAGCTGCCCGAGGTCGAGACGGTCCGGCAGGGCCTGGCCCAGTGGGTCATCGGGCGCACGATCAGCTCGGTCGAGGTGCGCCACCCCCGTGCCGTACGCCGGCACCAGCCGGGTGGGGCGCACTTCGCCGACGTGCTGACCGGCCGGACGATCACCGACGTCCGGCGCCGGGGCAAGTACCTCTGGCTGCCGCTGGACAGCGGCGACGCCCTGGTCGGGCACCTCGGCATGTCCGGCCAGCTGCTGCTCCAGCCAGTCGGCGCGGCCGACGAGCTGCACCTGCGGGTCCGGTTCCGGTTCGCCGACGACGGCCCGGAGTTGCGCTTCGTCGACCAGCGCACGTTCGGCGGGCTGTCGGTCGCCGAGGGCGGGGCCGAGCTGCCGCACGAGATCGCACACATCGCCCGGGATCCAATGGACCCGGAGTTCTCCGATGCCGCCTTCGTGGCGGCGTTGCGCAAGCGGCGTACCGAGGTGAAGCGGGCGCTGCTCGACCAGAGCCTGATCTCCGGGGTCGGCAACATCTACGCCGACGAGGCGCTGTGGCGGGCGAAGCTGCACGGCGCCCGGCCCACGGACGCGCTGACCGGCCCGGCGGTGACCCGCCTGCTCGGGCACGTGCGTGACGTGCTCGGCGAGGCGATCAAGCAGGGCGGCACCAGCTTCGACGAGCTGTACGTCAACGTCAACGGCGAGAGCGGCTACTTCGACCGGTCGCTCAACGCGTACGGCCGGGAGGGGGAGCCCTGCCCCCGGTGCGGCGCGCCGATCCGGCGCGAGGCGTTCATGAACCGGTCGTCGTACAGCTGCCCGCGTTGCCAGCCCCGTCCCCGAGGGGCGCTGCGGGGCTGA
- the rnc gene encoding ribonuclease III — protein sequence MTNDKRRRAPVGHLEAAFGVSLDPELLERALTHRSYAYENGGLPTNERLEFLGDSVLGVVITTALFHNHPDLPEGQLAKLRASVVNMRALADVARGLGPAGLGAYLLLGKGEEATGGRDKASILADTLEALLGAIYLQYGLDTAALVIHRLFDPLMAESAGRGAALDWKTSLQELTAALGLGVPEYRIEGTGPDHLKTFTAWVVVAGNRYGGAEGRSKKEAEQRAAESAWRTLTEQAEAEAAVKAAAEGGESTADPAETGAGRA from the coding sequence ATGACCAACGACAAGCGGCGGCGGGCTCCCGTCGGCCACCTGGAGGCGGCCTTCGGGGTGTCGCTCGACCCGGAGCTGCTGGAGCGCGCGCTGACCCACCGCTCCTACGCGTACGAGAACGGCGGCCTGCCCACGAACGAGCGGCTGGAGTTCCTGGGCGACTCCGTCCTCGGCGTGGTGATCACCACGGCGCTCTTCCACAACCACCCGGACCTGCCCGAGGGGCAGCTCGCCAAGCTGCGGGCCAGCGTGGTGAACATGCGCGCCCTGGCCGACGTGGCGCGCGGTCTCGGCCCGGCGGGGCTGGGCGCGTACCTGCTGCTGGGCAAGGGCGAGGAGGCCACCGGCGGCCGGGACAAGGCCAGCATCCTGGCCGACACCCTGGAGGCGCTGCTCGGCGCGATCTACCTCCAGTACGGCCTGGACACCGCGGCCCTCGTGATCCACCGCCTCTTCGACCCGCTGATGGCCGAGTCGGCCGGCCGGGGCGCCGCGCTGGACTGGAAGACCAGCCTCCAGGAGCTGACCGCCGCGCTCGGGCTGGGCGTCCCGGAGTACCGGATCGAGGGCACCGGCCCGGACCACCTGAAGACCTTCACCGCCTGGGTGGTGGTGGCCGGCAACCGGTACGGCGGCGCGGAGGGGCGCAGCAAGAAGGAGGCCGAGCAGCGGGCCGCCGAGTCGGCCTGGCGGACGCTGACCGAGCAGGCCGAGGCCGAGGCGGCCGTGAAGGCCGCGGCCGAGGGGGGCGAGTCGACGGCCGACCCCGCCGAAACGGGCGCGGGCCGTGCCTGA
- a CDS encoding phosphate acyltransferase PlsX, translated as MAVDLLGGDDAPAVVVDGALRAVRTDPDLHLLLVGPTEVADGLIGALDPEQRSRVTVRPVRTAVGMTDHPTAARGESTVRAAVHAVRDGIADAIVSAGSTGATVTAAALGLGRWAGVRRPALVATLPAVEGPVVLLDVGGTLEPGPATLARHAVLGAAYAAVAHAVAAPRVGLLSVGTEAGKGDRLRRSADPALAAVPLPCGAHYVGLVEGYDVAVGARADVVVTDGFTGNVLLKAIEGAYAMAGGPPASGGAPRAAALLGVAGTVVVCHGAAQPDDVASGIALAAHLWRRGATDTVSTLLAGLPHDPAPIDTEVAP; from the coding sequence ATCGCCGTCGACCTCCTCGGCGGGGACGATGCTCCCGCCGTCGTGGTTGACGGCGCTCTGCGGGCGGTGCGCACCGACCCGGACCTGCACCTGCTGCTCGTCGGCCCGACCGAGGTCGCCGACGGGCTGATCGGTGCACTCGACCCGGAGCAGCGCTCCCGGGTCACCGTCCGCCCGGTGCGGACCGCCGTCGGCATGACCGACCACCCCACCGCCGCCCGCGGCGAGAGCACCGTCCGCGCGGCGGTGCACGCCGTCCGCGACGGGATCGCCGACGCGATCGTCTCCGCCGGCTCGACCGGCGCCACCGTCACCGCCGCCGCGCTCGGCCTCGGTCGCTGGGCCGGGGTACGCCGGCCCGCCCTGGTCGCGACCCTGCCCGCCGTCGAAGGGCCGGTGGTGCTGCTGGACGTCGGCGGCACGCTGGAACCCGGACCCGCCACCCTGGCCCGGCACGCCGTGCTCGGCGCCGCCTACGCGGCCGTGGCGCACGCCGTCGCCGCGCCCCGGGTCGGGCTGCTCTCCGTCGGCACCGAGGCCGGCAAGGGCGACCGGCTCCGCCGCTCCGCCGACCCGGCGCTCGCCGCCGTCCCGCTGCCGTGCGGCGCCCACTACGTCGGCCTCGTCGAGGGGTACGACGTCGCCGTCGGCGCGCGCGCCGATGTCGTGGTCACCGACGGCTTCACCGGCAACGTGCTGCTCAAGGCCATCGAGGGCGCGTACGCGATGGCCGGCGGGCCCCCGGCGAGCGGCGGCGCGCCCCGCGCGGCGGCCCTGCTCGGCGTGGCCGGCACCGTGGTCGTCTGCCACGGCGCGGCCCAGCCCGACGACGTCGCCTCCGGCATCGCCCTCGCCGCCCACCTGTGGCGTCGCGGCGCGACCGACACCGTCTCCACCCTGCTCGCCGGCCTGCCACATGATCCCGCACCCATCGACACCGAGGTAGCACCATGA
- the rpmF gene encoding 50S ribosomal protein L32, with protein sequence MAVPKRKMSRSNTRARRANWKAAAVATVACPQCKSAKLPHAACSVCGTYNGRQVLEV encoded by the coding sequence GTGGCCGTCCCCAAGCGCAAGATGTCGCGCAGCAACACCCGCGCCCGCCGGGCGAACTGGAAGGCCGCGGCGGTCGCGACCGTGGCCTGCCCGCAGTGCAAGTCGGCCAAGCTGCCGCACGCGGCCTGCTCCGTCTGCGGCACCTACAACGGCCGTCAGGTCCTCGAGGTCTGA
- a CDS encoding YceD family protein gives MPKHSPSPLDPRSPLVLDTRDLPRRPGALRTHRRVVPAPADLGVELITVPEGADLDLDLRLESVSEGVLVSGTVTGPVKGECGRCLREIDDSVAVTIQELYAYENSTTDDTTDEDEVGRMQGDLIDLEPALRDAVVLALPTNPLCREDCPGLCPDCGVHWDDLPADHSHQQIDPRWAGLSQLTRTEE, from the coding sequence ATGCCCAAACACTCGCCAAGCCCACTCGACCCCAGGTCGCCGCTGGTCCTCGACACGAGAGACCTGCCGCGTCGGCCTGGCGCGTTGCGTACGCATCGGCGGGTCGTGCCGGCACCGGCGGACCTCGGCGTGGAGTTGATCACCGTGCCGGAGGGCGCGGACCTCGACCTCGACCTGAGGTTGGAGTCGGTGTCCGAGGGCGTGCTCGTCTCCGGGACCGTCACCGGTCCCGTCAAGGGCGAGTGCGGGCGCTGCCTGCGCGAGATCGACGACTCGGTGGCCGTGACGATCCAGGAGCTGTACGCGTACGAGAACAGCACCACGGACGACACGACCGACGAGGACGAGGTGGGCCGGATGCAGGGCGATCTGATCGACCTGGAGCCGGCGCTGCGGGACGCGGTGGTGCTCGCACTGCCGACCAACCCGCTCTGCCGGGAGGACTGCCCAGGCTTGTGCCCCGACTGTGGGGTGCACTGGGACGATCTGCCGGCCGACCACAGTCACCAGCAGATCGACCCGCGTTGGGCGGGCCTGTCGCAACTGACCCGTACAGAGGAGTAA
- the coaD gene encoding pantetheine-phosphate adenylyltransferase, producing MRRAVCPGSFDPVTNGHLDIIGRASRLFDEVIVGVLVNQSKQGLFTVDERIDMLREVTASYDNVRVESFRGLLVDFCRAQQASVLIKGLRAVSDFDYELQMAQMNIGLAGVETLFMPTNPLYSFLSSSLVKDVAKWGGDISAHVPDVVREQLKSRLHP from the coding sequence ATGAGACGTGCGGTCTGTCCCGGCTCGTTCGACCCGGTCACCAACGGACACCTCGACATCATCGGCCGGGCCAGCCGGCTCTTCGACGAGGTGATCGTCGGCGTCCTGGTCAACCAGTCGAAGCAGGGGTTGTTCACGGTCGACGAGCGGATCGACATGCTCCGCGAGGTAACGGCCTCGTATGACAACGTCCGGGTCGAGTCGTTCCGTGGGCTGCTGGTGGACTTCTGCCGAGCGCAGCAGGCGAGCGTGCTGATCAAGGGGCTGCGCGCGGTCAGCGACTTCGACTACGAGCTCCAGATGGCCCAGATGAACATCGGCCTGGCCGGCGTGGAGACCCTCTTCATGCCGACCAACCCCCTCTACTCCTTCCTCTCCTCCAGCCTGGTCAAGGACGTGGCCAAGTGGGGCGGCGACATCTCCGCCCACGTCCCCGACGTGGTCCGCGAACAACTCAAGTCTCGCCTCCACCCCTAA
- the rsmD gene encoding 16S rRNA (guanine(966)-N(2))-methyltransferase RsmD, whose translation MTRIVAGAYGGRRIAAPPGAGTRPTSDRVREALFSAVQAELDLTGARFADLYAGSGAVGLEALSRGAEHVLLVESDARAARVIRENISALRAAPAARLVTGKVATVLAAGPDGDPYDVVFADPPYAVPDEEITAMLAALADGGWLAADALVIVERSGRTGPVTWVEGVTGERSRRYGETTLWYGRRS comes from the coding sequence GTGACCCGGATCGTGGCCGGGGCGTACGGCGGGCGGCGGATCGCCGCGCCACCCGGCGCCGGTACCCGACCGACCTCGGACCGGGTCCGGGAGGCGCTGTTCAGCGCGGTGCAGGCGGAACTCGACCTCACCGGGGCGCGCTTCGCCGACCTCTACGCCGGCTCGGGAGCGGTCGGGTTGGAGGCGCTGTCCCGGGGCGCCGAGCACGTGCTGCTGGTCGAGTCCGACGCCCGGGCGGCCCGGGTGATCCGGGAGAACATCAGCGCGCTGCGGGCCGCGCCGGCCGCCCGCCTGGTCACCGGCAAGGTGGCCACGGTGCTCGCGGCCGGCCCCGACGGCGACCCGTACGACGTGGTCTTCGCCGACCCGCCGTACGCCGTACCCGACGAGGAGATCACCGCGATGCTGGCCGCGCTGGCCGACGGCGGCTGGCTGGCGGCGGACGCCCTGGTGATCGTGGAGCGGTCCGGCCGCACCGGCCCGGTCACGTGGGTGGAAGGCGTCACGGGAGAGCGCAGTCGCCGTTACGGCGAGACCACCCTTTGGTACGGTCGCCGATCATGA
- a CDS encoding cell wall anchor protein → MNRLNLRRAAAVTAGALLGLAGAAIVASPALAHHPEPSGTYCAAQDGKVTVNWSVISSETDISGHITKLESTVPGAITGDLAIGAELKKVSEGPLTGTQTYTFDGPIPELKLTVAAHWERGDRTYDGERTVVATPSQDCGPAESPSPSPTSPSPSATPEPTKSPEVTPSPSAPSPSATPSVPAEPEEPVFQLEQTCKKMTFIVENPAKGIPFTATMTTEKGVTKKLVSEPGKTTSVEFDAYQGLKVTVKYDVVEGSETIPYTQPKDCGGQGGGLPVTGPAAGAIAGGAAVLLAAGAVLFVTARRRRVRFTV, encoded by the coding sequence GTGAACCGTCTGAACCTCCGGCGTGCCGCGGCCGTCACCGCCGGCGCGCTGCTCGGCCTCGCCGGCGCGGCCATCGTCGCCAGCCCCGCACTGGCCCACCACCCCGAGCCCTCCGGCACGTACTGCGCCGCCCAGGACGGCAAGGTCACCGTCAACTGGTCGGTGATCAGCAGCGAGACCGACATCTCCGGTCACATCACCAAGCTCGAATCCACCGTGCCCGGTGCCATCACCGGCGACCTGGCCATCGGGGCGGAACTGAAGAAGGTGAGCGAAGGCCCGCTGACCGGCACCCAGACCTACACCTTCGACGGTCCGATCCCCGAGCTGAAGCTCACCGTCGCGGCGCACTGGGAGCGCGGTGACCGGACCTACGACGGGGAGCGCACCGTCGTCGCCACGCCCAGCCAGGACTGCGGCCCGGCCGAGTCGCCGTCGCCGTCGCCCACCTCGCCGTCGCCGAGCGCCACCCCGGAGCCGACCAAGTCGCCCGAGGTCACCCCGTCGCCGTCCGCGCCCAGCCCGTCCGCGACGCCGTCCGTCCCGGCCGAGCCGGAGGAGCCGGTCTTCCAGCTCGAGCAGACCTGCAAGAAGATGACCTTCATCGTGGAGAACCCGGCGAAGGGCATCCCCTTCACCGCCACGATGACCACCGAGAAGGGCGTCACCAAGAAGCTCGTCTCCGAGCCGGGCAAGACCACCTCGGTCGAGTTCGACGCGTACCAGGGTCTCAAGGTCACGGTCAAGTACGACGTGGTCGAGGGCTCCGAGACGATCCCGTACACCCAGCCGAAGGACTGCGGCGGCCAGGGTGGCGGCCTGCCGGTCACCGGTCCGGCCGCCGGCGCCATCGCGGGTGGCGCGGCTGTGCTGCTCGCCGCCGGTGCGGTGCTGTTCGTGACGGCCCGCCGTCGTCGGGTCCGCTTCACCGTCTGA
- the recG gene encoding ATP-dependent DNA helicase RecG, whose amino-acid sequence MTSEPTTVDTPLKKLVGERTAKALASHLDLHTAGDLIYHFPRRYDERGEHTDIRSLDVGEQVTVLAQVQRTAVRPMRQRRGNLLEVTVGDGSGGVLTLTFFGNQAWRERELRPGRWGLFAGKVTEFRGKRQLNGPEYVLLGEGGDGEAAANEEVEEFAGALIPVYPAAAAVPTWVIARCVRVVLDTFTPPEDPLPATVRATRNLVDIGTALREIHRPSSKEALYQARRRLKWDEAFAVQLTLVQRKHRAAAWPAQARPAKPGGLLDAFDARLPYELTPGQQVVGREIAADLATAHPMHRLLQGEVGSGKTVVALRAMLQVVDAGGQAALLAPTEVLAAQHYRGMLDLLGPLAQAGELGAADDATRVELVTGSLGAAARRRALAEVAEGRAGIVLGTHALLYEGVDFHDLGLVVVDEQHRFGVEQRDALRAKAEQPPHVLVMTATPIPRTVAMTVYGDLEVSTLSQLPQGRSPIASHVVPAAEKPAFLDRAWRRLREEVAAGHQAYVVCPRIGEGPASEEEPPREDDNGRRPPVAVTEVAPLLAEGPLHGLRIGVLHGRLPADEKDAVMRSFAAGDLDVLVATTVVEVGVNVPNATVMIVLDADRFGVSQLHQLRGRVGRGSAAGLCLLVTEALEGSSARERLDAVASTTDGFKLAELDLEQRREGDVLGATQSGRRSHLRLLSLLRDTDLIRDARAEAITLVEEDRELSRHPALAASVAALVDEERAEYLEKG is encoded by the coding sequence ATGACGAGCGAACCGACCACGGTCGACACGCCGCTGAAGAAGCTGGTCGGCGAGCGCACCGCCAAGGCCCTGGCCAGCCACCTCGACCTGCACACCGCCGGCGACCTGATCTACCACTTCCCGCGCCGCTACGACGAGCGCGGCGAGCACACCGACATCCGCTCGCTGGACGTGGGGGAGCAGGTCACCGTCCTGGCCCAGGTGCAGCGCACCGCGGTCCGGCCGATGCGCCAGCGCCGCGGCAACCTCCTCGAGGTGACCGTCGGCGACGGTTCCGGCGGCGTGCTCACCCTCACCTTCTTCGGCAACCAGGCCTGGCGGGAGCGGGAGCTGCGCCCCGGCCGGTGGGGGCTGTTCGCCGGCAAGGTCACCGAGTTCCGGGGCAAGCGGCAGCTCAACGGCCCGGAGTACGTGCTGCTCGGCGAGGGCGGCGACGGCGAGGCGGCGGCCAACGAGGAGGTCGAGGAGTTCGCCGGGGCGCTGATCCCGGTCTACCCGGCCGCCGCGGCGGTGCCGACCTGGGTGATCGCCCGCTGCGTCCGGGTGGTGCTGGACACCTTCACCCCGCCCGAGGATCCGCTGCCGGCCACCGTCCGGGCCACCCGCAACCTGGTCGACATCGGCACGGCGCTGCGCGAGATCCACCGGCCGTCCAGCAAGGAGGCGCTCTACCAGGCACGCCGCCGGCTCAAGTGGGACGAGGCCTTCGCCGTGCAGCTCACCCTGGTGCAGCGCAAGCACCGGGCCGCCGCCTGGCCGGCGCAGGCCCGCCCCGCGAAACCGGGCGGCCTGCTGGACGCGTTCGACGCCCGGCTGCCGTACGAGCTGACCCCCGGCCAGCAGGTCGTGGGCCGGGAGATCGCCGCCGACCTGGCCACCGCCCACCCGATGCACCGGCTGCTCCAGGGTGAGGTCGGCTCCGGCAAGACGGTGGTCGCGCTGCGGGCCATGCTCCAGGTGGTCGACGCCGGTGGGCAGGCGGCCCTGCTCGCCCCGACCGAGGTGCTCGCCGCCCAGCACTACCGCGGCATGCTCGACCTGCTCGGCCCGCTCGCCCAGGCCGGTGAGCTGGGCGCGGCCGACGACGCGACCCGGGTGGAACTGGTCACCGGCTCGCTCGGCGCGGCGGCCCGGCGGCGCGCGCTCGCCGAGGTGGCCGAGGGGCGGGCCGGCATCGTGCTCGGCACCCACGCCCTGCTCTACGAGGGGGTCGACTTCCACGACCTGGGCCTGGTGGTCGTCGACGAGCAGCACCGCTTCGGCGTGGAGCAGCGGGACGCGCTGCGGGCCAAGGCCGAGCAGCCGCCGCACGTGCTGGTCATGACCGCCACCCCGATCCCGCGCACGGTCGCCATGACGGTCTACGGCGACCTGGAGGTCTCCACCCTCTCCCAGCTGCCGCAGGGCCGGTCGCCGATCGCCTCGCACGTGGTGCCGGCCGCCGAGAAGCCCGCCTTCCTCGACCGGGCCTGGCGCCGGCTGCGCGAGGAGGTCGCCGCCGGCCACCAGGCGTACGTGGTGTGCCCCCGGATCGGCGAGGGGCCGGCGTCGGAGGAGGAACCGCCGCGCGAGGACGACAACGGGCGGCGGCCCCCGGTGGCGGTGACCGAGGTGGCGCCGCTGCTCGCCGAGGGGCCGCTGCACGGACTGCGGATCGGCGTGCTGCACGGGCGGCTGCCGGCCGACGAGAAGGACGCGGTGATGCGCTCCTTCGCCGCCGGCGACCTGGACGTGCTGGTGGCCACCACGGTCGTCGAGGTCGGCGTGAACGTGCCCAACGCCACCGTGATGATCGTGCTGGATGCGGACCGGTTCGGCGTCTCCCAGCTGCACCAGTTGCGCGGCCGGGTGGGCCGGGGCTCCGCCGCCGGCCTCTGCCTGCTGGTCACCGAGGCCCTGGAGGGCTCGTCGGCCCGGGAACGCCTCGACGCGGTCGCCTCCACCACCGACGGCTTCAAGCTCGCCGAGCTCGACCTGGAACAGCGCCGGGAGGGCGACGTGTTGGGCGCCACCCAGTCCGGGCGCCGCTCCCACCTGCGGCTGCTGTCGCTGCTGCGGGACACCGACCTGATCCGGGACGCCCGGGCCGAGGCGATCACGCTGGTCGAGGAGGACCGGGAGCTGTCCCGGCACCCGGCGCTGGCCGCCTCGGTCGCCGCGCTGGTCGACGAGGAGCGCGCGGAATACCTGGAGAAGGGCTGA
- a CDS encoding DAK2 domain-containing protein, with product MLDTLDAAAVRRWCASGLAALQRHQGEIDDLNVYPVPDGDTGTNLVLTLTSAQQALAMDLGTLPDDGHTPHGHALRLMARGALLGARGNSGVILSQLLRGFADALAAAPAVRGRQLAAALTGAATAAYAAVAHPVEGTLLSVATAAARAAEQADTDDLRAVCRAAAAGAARALARTPEQLPALARAGVVDAGGRGLCLLLDALVEVVTGESARPPAAPSPAARPPATAVRETGSPAYAYEVQYLLDATDEAVARLRGELDGLGDSLVIVGDGGTGVGTWNVHVHVNEVGAAIEAGVVAGRPHRITVTRFADQAAPPAPPAPLPDGRAAVVVATGAGIAELFGAEGATVVPANPSTGELLDAIRATGAARVVVLPNDPNTQSVASAAAREAHRLGVKVSVVPTRSPVQALAALAVRDPKRRFEDDVIAMAEAAGACRYAEVCHASKEALTVAGPCRPGDVLALVEGEVHLIGADLLDTCTAVVDRMLGGGGELVTLLCGADVPEGLADRVREHVERSWPFVEVQAYEGGQPHYPLLLGVE from the coding sequence GTGCTGGACACCCTCGACGCCGCCGCGGTGCGCCGGTGGTGTGCGAGCGGGCTGGCCGCCCTCCAGCGGCACCAGGGCGAGATCGACGACCTCAACGTCTACCCGGTCCCGGACGGGGACACCGGGACCAACCTGGTGCTCACCCTCACCTCCGCCCAGCAGGCCCTCGCCATGGACCTGGGCACCCTCCCCGACGACGGGCACACCCCGCACGGGCACGCGCTGCGGCTGATGGCCCGGGGCGCGTTGCTCGGGGCGCGCGGCAACTCCGGGGTGATCCTGTCGCAGCTCCTGCGCGGCTTTGCCGACGCGCTCGCCGCCGCCCCGGCGGTCCGTGGCCGGCAGCTCGCCGCCGCGCTGACCGGCGCCGCCACCGCCGCGTACGCCGCGGTCGCCCACCCGGTCGAGGGCACCCTGCTCAGCGTGGCCACCGCCGCGGCGCGCGCCGCCGAGCAGGCGGACACCGACGACCTGCGCGCCGTGTGCCGGGCCGCGGCGGCCGGGGCGGCGCGGGCGCTCGCGCGGACCCCCGAACAGCTGCCCGCGCTGGCCCGCGCCGGCGTGGTGGACGCCGGCGGTCGGGGCCTCTGCCTGCTCCTGGACGCGTTGGTCGAGGTCGTCACCGGGGAGAGCGCCCGGCCGCCGGCGGCCCCGTCACCCGCGGCCCGGCCGCCCGCCACCGCCGTCCGGGAGACCGGCTCCCCGGCGTACGCCTACGAGGTGCAGTACCTGCTCGACGCGACCGACGAGGCGGTGGCCCGGCTGCGCGGCGAGCTGGACGGGCTGGGCGACTCCCTGGTGATCGTCGGCGACGGCGGCACGGGCGTCGGCACCTGGAACGTGCACGTGCACGTCAACGAGGTCGGCGCGGCGATCGAGGCGGGCGTGGTGGCCGGCCGCCCGCACCGGATCACCGTGACCCGCTTCGCCGACCAGGCGGCGCCGCCCGCGCCGCCGGCGCCGCTGCCGGACGGCCGGGCCGCCGTGGTGGTGGCCACCGGGGCCGGGATCGCCGAGCTCTTCGGCGCCGAGGGGGCCACCGTGGTGCCGGCGAACCCGTCCACCGGCGAGCTGCTCGACGCGATCCGCGCCACCGGGGCGGCCCGGGTGGTGGTGCTCCCCAACGACCCCAACACCCAGTCGGTGGCCAGCGCGGCCGCCAGGGAGGCGCACCGGCTCGGCGTCAAGGTGAGCGTGGTGCCCACCCGCTCACCGGTGCAGGCCCTCGCGGCCCTGGCCGTCCGCGACCCGAAGCGGCGCTTCGAGGACGACGTCATCGCCATGGCCGAGGCCGCCGGCGCCTGCCGGTACGCCGAGGTCTGCCACGCCAGCAAGGAGGCGCTCACCGTGGCCGGGCCGTGCCGGCCGGGCGACGTCCTCGCGCTGGTCGAGGGGGAGGTGCACCTGATCGGCGCCGACCTCCTCGACACCTGCACCGCCGTGGTCGACCGGATGCTCGGCGGCGGGGGCGAGCTGGTCACCCTGCTCTGCGGGGCGGACGTCCCGGAGGGGCTGGCCGACCGGGTGCGCGAGCACGTCGAACGGTCCTGGCCGTTCGTCGAGGTGCAGGCGTACGAGGGCGGCCAGCCGCACTATCCGCTCCTGCTGGGGGTCGAATGA
- the rpmB gene encoding 50S ribosomal protein L28, which translates to MASVCDVCGKGPGFGHNVSHSHRRTNRRWNPNIQSVRTPAGGGTTKKMQVCTSCIKAGKVTRA; encoded by the coding sequence GTGGCTAGCGTGTGCGACGTCTGTGGCAAGGGGCCGGGCTTCGGCCACAACGTGTCCCACTCGCACCGGCGGACCAACCGCCGCTGGAACCCGAACATCCAGTCGGTGCGTACCCCGGCCGGTGGCGGCACCACCAAGAAGATGCAGGTCTGCACCTCGTGCATCAAGGCCGGCAAGGTCACCCGCGCCTGA
- a CDS encoding GNAT family N-acetyltransferase, giving the protein MSEIEIRVRRFDAPESQALIRAALADLGQRYGGSGDDTPVDAADFEPPAGTFLVAYLDGQPVGCGGWRSHGEDGTAELKRMYTAPTARGRGVARSVLAAVEESAREQGRKRIVLECGDKQPEAIGMYTSAGYERIPNFGFYKDAPGCLSFGRVL; this is encoded by the coding sequence GTGAGTGAGATCGAGATCCGGGTGCGGCGCTTCGACGCGCCCGAGTCGCAGGCGTTGATCCGGGCAGCCCTGGCCGACCTCGGCCAGCGGTACGGCGGCAGCGGCGACGACACGCCGGTCGACGCGGCCGATTTCGAGCCGCCGGCGGGCACCTTCCTGGTCGCCTACCTCGACGGGCAGCCGGTGGGCTGCGGCGGCTGGCGCAGCCACGGCGAGGACGGGACGGCCGAGCTGAAGCGGATGTACACCGCGCCGACCGCCCGGGGGCGGGGCGTGGCCCGCTCGGTGCTCGCCGCGGTGGAGGAGTCGGCGCGCGAGCAGGGCCGCAAGCGGATCGTCCTGGAGTGCGGCGACAAGCAGCCCGAGGCGATCGGCATGTACACCTCGGCCGGCTACGAGCGGATCCCGAACTTCGGCTTCTACAAGGACGCCCCCGGCTGTCTCTCGTTCGGCCGGGTGCTCTGA